In Magallana gigas chromosome 1, xbMagGiga1.1, whole genome shotgun sequence, the sequence TTTATATCAATACGTCGTCCTAAATGAtcgtattttgattttatttgtttcgCTTGTGTTGGTGTTGGTACATAAGTGAAACGGGTGTCATGATGACGAAAGAGAGAAGAAAAGAATTTAATGGGAGAGGGTGAAAAGAGAGAAGAAGAGGTTATAATTAGAGAACACTCGTGAACACTCAGGGGGACACCACTTACTCTACAAATGATCCTCTAGTTCTAGTCGCTAAAAAGGAACACAGACGTAACTTTCAGTAACGTAACATTCAGGAACGTAACATTCAGTAACGTAACATTCAGTATAGTAATGGCAAGTCCTTGCCAATCAAATGAGCAAGTACTGATTTAGTTAATCTATTTCATGACATATGATAAtgatttaagttaaaaaaaattactatatTTAGTTATAATACGAatgaattctattttttttcctttgcatTTGAGATAGAATCAACAAGAGTATATAGTATTCACCTCCCCCTCGCTGGGCTCGGATTCCTCCCCGGGGCGGGCGGGGGGCGAGGCTGCTGTATTGTTATCTGTGATCTGTAGCTGAATCTAAATGGACAAGGGGCGCAGgattagaaatacatttatgTATCTTATACAGGAATTTGTGAGTTATCCTAATGtgaaatatttcatcatttttttttttagttttatgaaGCAGATCCATTTTGATTACTATTTTTTGCATTAGTATAATACACGTCAAATATATAATAAGAACTTTTTTGTTAATGACCTCATCAGAACTTATTGGGCCTGGCTCATGCATttcatcaacttgaaattcctCTGTACCGAAGAAATTGGTCTACAACAGATATGGTTTAGTAGGTGATTTCAAAAGCAATGTAGGGGTTTATATAAACGGTATTAGATGCATTTGTTTTTTATGCTCATTAAGTTTCAGAACTTGTGTTTGATCCTTTTGACTTTGTGTCAGTAATTTACATTCACTTCAATAAATATGCAAGATCAATTTTTGAAACAgtatagataaatatataattacaaataaCACGGATTAAAGGTTGATGCATTATGTATTTCAGGCGTACCGTATTATCGTCTTGCGCCTGCGTATTTCCATTTTTCTGGAGTTCTTGTCCTGCATTTTGCTGAAGGTCCGATGTCTTCAGATGGTACACCTGGTTGGGAGCTTTTATTTCCTCGTCTACCGTCATAGTTTCTTTTGGAATATTGTTATCGTAAGCAAACTCACTTCCATTCGACTTTCGAATATAGCCAATGTCATCCGGGTCTTCAGGCATACGGTATTTCTGTTTCGTGTGTCTCCTCGAACACTAAATATtagaaataattcatttttacagaATTGAGAgcaatttgatataatttaaacacttttaaaattttatatataggttatatcaatataatttttcCCTTATAAACATATTCGGCCTACCAAGACACAGATCATGGCAAGAAGGAAGACCAGCACCACGGCTCCACACACGATCACGGCGATCCCCCAGTTAGGTACCATGAAGTCACTGCGCGTGACCGGAAGTTCAGTGGTCGACTCGGGTAAGGCCGTTGATTCTTCAGTAGTAGATGTGGGAATATAGGGAATTTCTGTGGACGAAGTAGACATGGTATTTGTTTCAAATGAACACAATATTATAACGTACTCGATTTCCATAAATATAGATATCGGGACAAATAAATGTATGTTACTCtgtgataaaacaattatatgttatgatataaatatacataatatgTAGTTATTTAATGTTACTTTTTCTGCAATACGTACTGTTGTGCGAAATTGATGCAGGATCTATTATAACGTCAGGCCCAAACGCGTCGTTACTGACGGCGGAACTGACAATGGAATTCAGTTGCTCCAAGGGAACAGAGTCATTTTCTGTAAACTGTACTGAGTAATCCACAATTACACTGCCTTCTCTGTAAAAAGAgaatgaaagaaatatttaaacatagcATAAGTTAGTGACAGAATTAAAAACAAgagatattttgaaattattttggaCCTTACCTGAATGTTATGTTCACAATATCAATGACTCGGTCTTTGTAGATACTGTTTTTGTAAACTGCTAAAagctgaaaaagaaacattttgttacaatagagaaaaaaaaatgaaatgatgcaGTGTTTTCAACTTCAACAAGTACTTTATTTGAATACTAAGCAGTTAAAAACGTCCAATTTACAGACCTTTTGATATATGGTATCTTTCAGCGTCAGATATTCTGCAGAATCTATGTCAGAAAGCTTGGAATTCCAAGTCTGGCTTGTAATTTTCAGTGAAGCATTAATAACTTGTGATATAACAGGATCAGTCGTTGAAACTATGGTTGTTGGGGCTCCTGTCGTTGATGGAGGTTGAGTTGTTGTTGGTGCGGGTGTGGTTGATGGAGCCTGAGTTGTTGTTGGTGCTTGTGTGGTTGCTGGAGCCTGAGTTGTTGTTGGTGCTTGTGTTGTTGTTGGAGCCtgagttgttgttgttgcttgTGTGGTTGTTGGAGTCTGAGTTGTTGTTTTTGCTTGTGTGGTTGTTGGAGCTTGAGTTGTTGTTGGTGCTTGTGTGGTTGCTGGAGCCTGAGTTGTTGTTGGTGCTTGTGTTGTTGTTGGAGCCTGAGTTGTTGTTATTGCTTGTGTGGTTGTTGGAAATTGAGTTGTTGTTGGTGCTTGTGTAGTTGTTGGAGCCTGAGTTGTTGTTGGTGCTTGTGTGGTTGTTGGAGCCTGAGTTGTTGTTGGTGCTTGTGTGGTTGTTGGAGCCTGAGTTGTTGTTGGTGCTTGTGTGGTTGCTGGAGCCTGAGTTGTTGTTGGTGCTTGTGTTGTTGTTGGAGCCtgagttgttgttgttgcttgTGTGGTTGTTGGAGCCTGAGTTGTTGTTGGTGCTTGTGTGGTTGTTGGAGCCTGAGTTGTTGTTGGTGCTTGTGTGGTTGTTGGAGCCTGAGTTGTTGGTGGTGCTTGTGTAGTTGTTGGAGCCTGAGTTGTTGTTGGTGCTTGTGTGGTTGTTGGAGCCGTAGTTGTTGTTGGAAGTTGATTTGTTGTTGGAGCTTGTGTGGTTATAGGAGCTTGTGTGGTTGTTGAAGGTTGAGTTGTTGGTAGGGCTTCTGAGGTTGTTGAACGTTGATTTGTTGTAGGAGCTTGAGTTGTTGTtagagcctcagttgttgttgGCATGTTAGTTGTGGTTGATGCAGCTTTAGTGGTTGTTAGGGGTTGAGTTGTAAttggagcctcagttgttgttgatgttgttgttgttgatggaTCTTGAGTAGTTGTTTCAGCTTGTGTTGTCGTTGGAGCTCCAGGGGTTGTAAGTGCTTCAGTTTTTGTTGGAGCTTGTGTGGGTGTTGAAGCTTGAGTTGTTGTCGAAGTTTGAGTTGTTGAAGTTAGCGTTATTGAAATTGGAACTTGAGTGGTTGTTGATGATTGAGTGGTTGTTGGAGCTTGAGTTGTCGTTAGAGCTTTAGGCGTTGAGGTTTGTGTCATGGATATTAAATCTTGGGTGGTTGTTGGCTGTTGTGATGTTTGAGTTTGAATGGTTGTTGTAGTTATTGTAGTGGATGGAGCTTCAGTAGTCATTGGAACGTGTGTGGTTATTGATGTTTGAGTTGTAGTTGGAACTTGAGTTGTTACTGGTGCTTTATCTGTGGTTTGAGCTTGAGTTGTTGATGCTTGAGTCGTGGAAATTACTAGAGTGGTTGAACTTCTCGTTGTTGGTATAACAACAGATGGTGTTGTCGAGAAGAgtgtaattcctttaaaaatataatattatattgatttGAAAATCAGATGGTGCTTGCTGAACTGAATGCTCTAAACATTAAGATGCAATTGCAAACCGTAAATCCTGaacttgatttaaaataaaatccaacATAATCTTGATGAAACGATATGACAGAAAAGCTATCATACTTTTGTGAGAGGTGAACAGGGGATCAATCATTACGTCTGGTCCAAAGAATCCATCTTTGAAGGCCTGGTTGACGTCATCGTTGAGCAGCGATACGTCCACCTCCTCGCCGCCAAGGAAAGTGACCACGAAGTTCATGATGACACTCCCCGGGCTACAGGTCAACAATATACAGAAGGCTACAGGTCAACAACATACAGAATGCTACAGGTCAACAACATACAGAACAACAACAGTGAAGGTCATCATCTCACCCCATTTACCCGATGCTTGGGTTTACTTACATTTAAAGAAGTGAAGAGGATTTTGAAGaagcttttttttattaatgcacTGATTTTAGTAGGtttaattaaaacagtttttattccgacaaatcatataaaatgttcTCTTAAGAAAAGTAAATATGCAAACAGTTTGGTTTCATAGCTTGGTAAGAAAAGTTCAAGTACCTGAATCTGAGCCCTTCAGTGATTCCCTCAAAACGGTCAGCATAAACACCAAGAGAGTATGTATCGAAAAgcttaaaatagaaaataatacgAAAGATAAATCCATTATTGGtctaatatttgataaaagattGATACATAgagttaattaaattttttaaaaaaatacgcAAAAGGCAAATCATTGCTTTTATACTTACAAATGTATAGTAAGCAATAGACAGGTTTGTGTAGAACTGACTTGATTGGTCTGCGTATAAAGGATTCCACTCCTCAGTAACAACCCTAATAGTCACTTCAAAGTCCTGGAGAACCACAGAACCCTCTGTTGAACTCGACATTTGATCAGTTGTTAAAATTGGTGTTGTAATGGACTCTGTTGTCACGTGCGGTGTTGTAATGGACTCTGTTGTCACGTGCGGTGTTGTAATGGACTCTGTTGTCACGTGCGGTGTTGTAATGGACTCTGTTGTCACGTGTGGTGTTGTAATGGACTCTGTTGTCACGTGCAGTGTTAAAATGGACTCTGTTGTCACATGCGGTGTTGTAATGGTCTCTGTTGTCACGTGCGATGTTGTAATGGACTCTGTTGTCACGTGTGGTGTTGTAATGGACTCTGTTGTCACGTGCGGTGTTGTTATTGACTCTGTTGTCACACGTGGCGTTGTAACTGATTCTGTTGTCACAATTGGTGTTGTAATGGATTCTGTTGTCACACGTGGTGTTGTAACTGATTCTGTTGTCACACGTGGTGTTGTAATAGACTCTGTTGTCACATGCTGGGTTGTATTGGCCAATGGATTGTTGGTTACAGTAGTCTTGACTTCAGTGGTGTGTTGTAGTGTGGTGTCTGTGTCTGGAGCCGATGTTGTTCGACTTTCTGTTTTTTCTGTTGTTGATGTAAGTGATATACCTGTCTTCTCTTGTGTTGTCATTTTAGTTGTTGGGGTAAAATCAGTAGTTTGTGGTGTGGTGGAGacatcaaaaaataattctgcAAATTTGAATTtggtattttatgatatttaaacaagaaatcGTGAACTATTCCTACATAGTACAAACAAGTACGTTATTTATTCAAAAGgttttaattacattaattagaaaataaaatgaaaaaaaaatacgtttaaGTTGCAAATTATTGTGACAAATGTAAAGAAATCTATGATCATGCCTTATGATTAATGACAACCAAATTGAGTTAGATTAATagacttttaaaatatgtcttcaaaaatattttatagacaTATGTCTTATTCTTTGATTTGTGTCTAGAAAATATGTTAATGAATCAGGCAGTCATTAAACAAATGTAATCATAAACTATAACTTCTCAAAGCATGCATTCTCACAATTCATTGGATTTAATCACTAGTTCTTCCAGCATTTATCATTAAAACGCAAAATGATTACAACAGGATGCTATATTCAATCAGATAAGTAATGAGAGCAGGGGGTAACAAACGAAGGTTTACCTTGATGTGAGGTAAAACTTTGGTCAATTACTGCGTTGGGGAAATTTCCAGAAGTAAAGGCCTGATTTATCGCGTCGTCAAGATCCTTGGTATTTATAGGGTCGCGTCCTAGGTACGTCACAGTGTAGGATATGATGAGGCTTCCTTGTCTGTAATGAGAATGAGTACCAAGACtacacaaatgaaaaaaaaaaatatttcttgaataactaaaattgtttcaattaccTGAATTGCAAATTTGAGATCTCCAAAAATCGTTCCATatagtttgcatcaaaatcGTAGACAGAATAAAGCtaaaaacagaaagaaaaaatcattCTCCAGTAATTTGTTATGTCAGTTCAAGAGTATTCTTTAGTTGATTTATACCATATTATACTCATTACTTACGATGGCTTTGTATTCACTAGTCAGGTTTTCATACTCTAAAGACCCTGTCACGGCGTACTCCGGCACCCACTGCTCGTTCAGAATGCGGAGTTCCACCTGAAATACCCGGGTGATTTGAGGCTCCGTTGTCCCCACCGTTGTTGTCGGTTTTGTAGTCGTTATTGTAGGTATCACTGTAGTTGTTGTCGGTATTGCTGTCGTTGTTGTTGGTGTTGTTGTCGGTATTACCGTCGTTGTTGTCGGTGGTCTTGTTTCGGCCTCTGTTGAGAGCTTTGTTATATCAGGAGTAGTTTGTTGTACATTGCTTGTTGTGTAGGACTTTGTTGTTGCGTTAGTTTCCTGGCTACCAGTAATAACAGTCTGTGTTGTGACTGGGTGCAGAGTTGTCGGTCCTGTAGTCGATGTGACCGTGTCTGACACAGGAGTCTGTGTTGTCTGGTTCAATGTCCTGATTTCCTCCGTGGTTGCGAGGTAGGGTGTTGTTACCGAGTCCGTAGATGAAAAGGAACCAGAAGAAGGGGTCGCTTTTTCCGTCGTAACCGGAATGGTTGTTTTCTCGGTTGTTTCTGGTTTTTCTGTTGGATCGTGGGTAACTGGAGCTGTGGTGCTGGACGGAGTTGTAACAGCTAATGTTGTCGGTGCAGTTGTTGTCGGTGCAGTTGTTGTCGGTGCAGATGTTGTCGGTGCAGCTGTTGTAGGTGCAGCTGTTGTCGGTGCAGCTGTGGTCGGTGCAGCTGTTGTGAATGGCAAGGTGGAAGCAGTGGTCAATGCTGTTggattaaaacaatattttaaggCAGAGTATCAAGTCCTTAAAATAATCTCATTTTAGATATACATTTGTAATTGTGCGGTTGCTGTTCAGTATTAGCAGACTTCTTGATTTAATCAACGTCGAAGAAAactgatattttacaaaaacataaaacagtgaatctatttaattttcatttttcttttcatgacAATATTACTTTAATAAGATAGCAATTAAAATGAAGGAAACTGAAAGCAgaagcatgaaaaaaaaatacatcgtTCAAATTaaactcaaatttaaaatcaaacattcaaaaacatttatgttctctgatttgtaaaaaatttcagtAATTTCTACAATAAACTTATTATTGCTTTGTCATTATGCGTTACATTCTGATGCTATGTTCGGgttttaaccaaaaaatctACCCTGTGTTAATATTATAAAAGGGACCGAAAGATGTGTCCCGCCAGCACAGGCACACATTTATTCCAGGACAgtgtttaagaaattaaaagcaTAACAGATGATTGACTAAGGAGTATGtaaaatatcttcaaattttGGGCTTATTGAAGTCTGTGAAAACAATCCGGAGAAACTGAAGAAGACATATCAgtctgaatttcctctatcagttttcaaattcctacccatttttgattcaattttataaaaaaaatgaatgatgtaaataaaaaaccaTTAATAGTATTGAGGTAAGTACGTTGACCTTACTCTGCTGGCATTACATTCACATGATatcaatgattaaaattttgagataCGGTGTCTTATGGgtttttagttttttatatttttgcattgTGTGCCATACGGTTAACTAAATGAAATAGTGAAATAAAACCAACAGAGACTATGCAAAATTAGGTTAACTAacataaaatcttaactttaaatattacagtactaccaaaaatattttagcgaaaaacaaaatctaaaaaatttagtccgaatttcctctgattTGCTTTGTTTGTGCCTAATTCCAttatatagtaaaaaatatcgaatgttgtgtcaataataattcatttcatgaatactttttgtgtttagaacaaattttactcatgatattgaactttataacaatccaaaTTTGAGAACTCAAGCCCTGAGTAAACAATGTCCTTAATAAAGTAAAGCGTAAATGACATGACAGTGTGTGCAATTTTATGTCGTGGTGTCAAGGAATGCTTATTTTCCGATAAATACTGTCCctataattacatttatcagcaacgtaattataatttacataacTGTTAAAAGACAGAAAGGCAGAAAAGATAAGCGCCCAAGAAGTCCACTATTGTTAACGCTTTTTGTGCGGCATGTCTCACTGTATTTCACATTCTCTACTTACCTTCGTGAGAGGTAAACTCGGGATCAATACTAAACTCTTCCGGTAGATTCTGCGCAAAAGCGTTGATGTCCTGGTCAAGTAAGACAGGATCGATCTCCTCCTCACCAGAGAACGTCACACTGAACTCAGCAATAATACTTCCGGGTCTAACAAAAAGAAGAAGGAAGTCAATGATAGTCGCGCTATTTTTGGGAGGAGgatgttgaaaaatattcatatattaagCAGAAAGATCAAACATACCTAAAGATAATATCAGACACGGTAACAAGACGGTTTCCGTAAGAACTTCGGCTGTATGCATCCGTTAGCTACAAAAGAACAGtcttatattacatgtaattagtaTTTTATTCTCATGTaccattttacatttttacatcttttattacttgatataatttaaaagtaCTCGTCATATGAAGACTAAGTTGatattctgaaatttttaaactgtgtttataagaaataaagtgGAGTAGATTGTGAGTTTTGTGTtagttattttatcaaaatatgaacgTAAAGCTCAAAAACGATTTCCGCACtcaaacattaatatttttacgaCAAGTTTCCTGAAAATTATTTAGATATTGTATCTGATTTGCATTTAAACgggaaaacaaatttaaaattatcatatgttGTGTTTTACGGACGGGGTATTCTTATATATACATAggcaaacaaataaataaatatactgaCCGTAGCCCGAACTTGTTCATATATAATACGATACAAGGCCGAGTTGGTATTCTCGTACTCAGACAACCATTGCTGGTTGACCATCCTCACTTTTCCAGACACGATCTGCCGCGGCACAGAGGTTGTGGTTGTTGGTGCTGTTGTTGTCTGTGATATTGGTTGCGGCGTCCTTGTTGTCACTGAAGCTGACGATGTTGTTTCATAGACCGTCGTTGAACTGTCTTCTGCTGTTGAGGTGGGTTGTATCTCAGAGACCAGTGCTGTAGGGGAGGCGCTCGTTACCATCAGAGAGGAAGATATATCCTGTGTTTCTATAGGTACAGAGGAAGAGACTACACTAGAGAAAACAAGATGACTCGTTTCTAGAGAGATAAGTCGGCTCTCGGAAACTGGTTCTTTGCTGTGTGTAACGGATGTTGCTGAGGGTTCCCCTGATGGTAAAACTGAAGATAAATCAAACTCCGAAGAAGACGGTGTAGTTGTTGAGACTTCCGTTGGTCTATACTCTGTATAAGAGGATTCATGTGTCGGTGTTATGGATATTGATTTTGAAGCAGATTTTGAAACATCAGTTGGCGATATGGACAGCGAAGCAACACTGGACAATAACGGCGAGGACGAAACCTGACTTGCTCGTGATAAGTCTTCAAACGATGctattgaaaatgtaggagAGACAGcataaatttaaacatgttaataaatgaatacttataaataaatatcaaaatttgattaaaaaaaccaaaacaacaacaacacaaaaacaaaattgtgcAGAAGAATTAAGTAGAAAAACAAACACACCAGTGAAATCACTCGATAAACGAGAGCGTGTTAGTGAAAACATCTTTGTTTCTGTTATCGAGTCCGTCGACTTCATTGATGAAACTTCACTCGATGTGAGCGACGATAAATGCAGTTCTATTTCTGAGGAGGTAGCACTAACTGTCGGTGGCAATGATGTTGTAAGGAGAAGAGAAGCTGATCGAGAAACATAACCCGCTGATGTTACGGAAGCTAATATAGATGGTTCCGTATTTGATGATAAAACTGTAGTAACATCCGAAATCTGTGTATAAGAGCTCAACAGTTGGCTTTCTTTTGTCATACttgatattgtttttgataacatgCTTGAGGTTTCACTCTGGAAATCAGTCGTCGATATGTGTGATGGAGAAATAAAGTGCTCACTGATGTCAGAGGATCTCTTCGATGAAATAAATGTCGATTGAGTCATGGACGATAACTCAGTGCCGTCTGCTGTACTTGTTGTGGCAAAACTCTGGACATCCTTTACGGAAAATGATGTGCTTACTGAACCCAAGATATCTGAGAAAAGAGTAGTTGTATCAACAAAACCCGGGGAGTGCGTTACAGATTTGTCATACTGGCTACTCGATGACAAAATGTCTTCTGAACTCAACGAGACTTTCAAAGGATAGTCGGAGACGAAACCGTTAGATTCAGCTGAACTATACATAGAATCAGACGGAACAACAAAAGAAGATGGACTGCTTGTCATCACCGACTGTAACACAAATGTAAACGAGCTGCTTTCACGGTACGTTTCCTCCATTCTTTTAGATGACATAATACTTGTAGATTCTTTTGGTTGTAAAATGCTGCTTTTCATTGATGAAAAGCTCCTCAAATATGATGAATCTAATATATCTAAGGAAGCTGTTGAATCAAGTACCTCTGGTGTCAACAATATTGACCCTGCTGTAGACTGAACTTCGGTCGTTGCAGTCTTAGATCCAATTTCTTCGGTTTTAAAATCATTAGTAGTTAGACTTGGAGAATTTAACGTAAGTTTCATTGTTGAAGAGAAAACGATTTCTGATACATTTAAAGATGGTCTTGTTTCGATGATAGAAGACCTAGATGGAATAATTTTCGTTGAAGTTTGGTCTGTTGGAGGTTCTATTGACGACAATACAGATGAATCGGGGAAATATAACGATGAAACCATGGTTGAAATTTCGTCCCGCACGGAGAGCGTATATTGCTCACGGTGGCTTGAAAAATAGGAAGTTCCTAAAATATGTGTGGACTGTGTTTGAACTGATGATGAAGGCTCGAAGAGGTCAGTAACAAAACTAGTTTTATGTTGGACTTTTGACAAAGTACTTTCTATCTCATCTGTATCGAATGCGCTAATTGGAGACAATTTAGACTCTTCTGAAACAGAAAATAGGACCGATGTTGATCTTGCAAAGTTCAAAGTTAATGAGCTCTTTGTAGTTGAAATATCTTGTAACGAGGACAGAAAATTTTCCTTGGATATAGACACCTGCTGACTTTCTAGTTCAAAATCAGATTTCGATGAGGAAattattgttgatttcaaaggtGGATGAGTTACAATTGAAAAATCTGAGATTCTGCTTGTTATTTCCGATCTGGACAATGATTGAGCATGGGAATCAATTCTTGAGTCTAGAGGAGCTGAAGTcgacattgaagaaaaaaactccGAGCTGGGCTTGATTTCTATATTTGTAGAAATCTTCATTTCCGTTGAGTATCCAGAACTCTTAGAGGTTTCAGTTTCAGGCAAGAAATCAGTTGAAAATGAGGAGATACTGCTGGAGACATACACTACCTTATCCGtgttttgttgatttattaCACCCGATGACAGAACCACTGATTGAGAATCTACAGATGATCTGGTAAAGGCAGAGGGTGACGACTGTACACCCGTAACTGATGGCGATAAGAATGTCGTCGACAAGGGGAGAGTTGATGTCAATGGTTCCGTTCTTATAACATTACTAGAAGACAGTATAGCCACATGGGAGCTAGGTTGTAGAGTTGAATTTGAACTACTCTCAACAAACTCTATCGACGAAGTGAACTGTGATACTTTTGATTGTTGCAGATCTGTGGATGTTCTGCTTGGATAAACTTTAGAAGACATGCTTGTATACATACTACCCTCTCCGTCTTCTGAGAAAATGGGGCTTAGTATGTTGCTGGTGGTGACTTCTTTAGAAGATACATCTTTTAATGAATGAATTGGTGAATTTTGAGCAATAAAAGAGGTAGAATACTCTAATACAGCTTGACTACTGTGTGTTTGCATCATGGAATAGGACGTTACATGATCCTCAACTGAAGAAGTCAATTCTGTTGCTTCAGATGTTTCAAACTTCGATTTTCTGTTTGAGACCAATACGGAAGATGGAAAATTGTATGATTTGGATGACAGCCAGTTTTTACTCTGGGTTTGACTGCTTGCCGGGTTCAGAGACGTTGTATAAAACATTTCGCTAGAATTCGTCATTGCTGCAAGCAGTATTGAGGACACACCAAATAAAGTACTCAGCTGGTCTTTCGAGGAATCTAGTACTTCTAATGATGTTGAATTCATTTGATGAAATGCTGAACTTGGAGATGATATAATTTCATTAGAAGATAAAGAACTTTTGTTCTCCGACAAAATAATGGATGTCGATATAACTATACTTGGCTGAAAAAATTCTGACTCTTCAAAGGTCTTGgataatattgaatttgaagCTTCTGCAATGTGTGACGACATTATGGCTGAGATAGAATGTGAAATGGGATCAATGCCATTCAAAGAGGAAGATGATGGTTCAGTGGATGAAACTGGCAGTGTTGGATAAAATTGTGTGACCATTTCTTTTGTAGTGGGGATTAGATGATGCGAATCGGATAG encodes:
- the LOC105320216 gene encoding mucin-2 isoform X2 — encoded protein: MKISTNIEIKPSSEFFSSMSTSAPLDSRIDSHAQSLSRSEITSRISDFSIVTHPPLKSTIISSSKSDFELESQQVSISKENFLSSLQDISTTKSSLTLNFARSTSVLFSVSEESKLSPISAFDTDEIESTLSKVQHKTSFVTDLFEPSSSVQTQSTHILGTSYFSSHREQYTLSVRDEISTMVSSLYFPDSSVLSSIEPPTDQTSTKIIPSRSSIIETRPSLNVSEIVFSSTMKLTLNSPSLTTNDFKTEEIGSKTATTEVQSTAGSILLTPEVLDSTASLDILDSSYLRSFSSMKSSILQPKESTSIMSSKRMEETYRESSSFTFVLQSVMTSSPSSFVVPSDSMYSSAESNGFVSDYPLKVSLSSEDILSSSSQYDKSVTHSPGFVDTTTLFSDILGSVSTSFSVKDVQSFATTSTADGTELSSMTQSTFISSKRSSDISEHFISPSHISTTDFQSETSSMLSKTISSMTKESQLLSSYTQISDVTTVLSSNTEPSILASVTSAGYVSRSASLLLTTSLPPTVSATSSEIELHLSSLTSSEVSSMKSTDSITETKMFSLTRSRLSSDFTASFEDLSRASQVSSSPLLSSVASLSISPTDVSKSASKSISITPTHESSYTEYRPTEVSTTTPSSSEFDLSSVLPSGEPSATSVTHSKEPVSESRLISLETSHLVFSSVVSSSVPIETQDISSSLMVTSASPTALVSEIQPTSTAEDSSTTVYETTSSASVTTRTPQPISQTTTAPTTTTSVPRQIVSGKVRMVNQQWLSEYENTNSALYRIIYEQVRATLTDAYSRSSYGNRLVTVSDIIFRPGSIIAEFSVTFSGEEEIDPVLLDQDINAFAQNLPEEFSIDPEFTSHEALTTASTLPFTTAAPTTAAPTTAAPTTAAPTTSAPTTTAPTTTAPTTLAVTTPSSTTAPVTHDPTEKPETTEKTTIPVTTEKATPSSGSFSSTDSVTTPYLATTEEIRTLNQTTQTPVSDTVTSTTGPTTLHPVTTQTVITGSQETNATTKSYTTSNVQQTTPDITKLSTEAETRPPTTTTVIPTTTPTTTTAIPTTTTVIPTITTTKPTTTVGTTEPQITRVFQVELRILNEQWVPEYAVTGSLEYENLTSEYKAILYSVYDFDANYMERFLEISNLQFRQGSLIISYTVTYLGRDPINTKDLDDAINQAFTSGNFPNAVIDQSFTSHQELFFDVSTTPQTTDFTPTTKMTTQEKTGISLTSTTEKTESRTTSAPDTDTTLQHTTEVKTTVTNNPLANTTQHVTTESITTPRVTTESVTTPRVTTESITTPIVTTESVTTPRVTTESITTPHVTTESITTPHVTTESITTSHVTTETITTPHVTTESILTLHVTTESITTPHVTTESITTPHVTTESITTPHVTTESITTPHVTTESITTPILTTDQMSSSTEGSVVLQDFEVTIRVVTEEWNPLYADQSSQFYTNLSIAYYTFLFDTYSLGVYADRFEGITEGLRFSPGSVIMNFVVTFLGGEEVDVSLLNDDVNQAFKDGFFGPDVMIDPLFTSHKRITLFSTTPSVVIPTTRSSTTLVISTTQASTTQAQTTDKAPVTTQVPTTTQTSITTHVPMTTEAPSTTITTTTIQTQTSQQPTTTQDLISMTQTSTPKALTTTQAPTTTQSSTTTQVPISITLTSTTQTSTTTQASTPTQAPTKTEALTTPGAPTTTQAETTTQDPSTTTTSTTTEAPITTQPLTTTKAASTTTNMPTTTEALTTTQAPTTNQRSTTSEALPTTQPSTTTQAPITTQAPTTNQLPTTTTAPTTTQAPTTTQAPTTTQAPPTTQAPTTTQAPTTTQAPTTTQAPTTTQAPTTTQATTTTQAPTTTQAPTTTQAPATTQAPTTTQAPTTTQAPTTTQAPTTTQAPTTTQAPTTTQAPTTTQFPTTTQAITTTQAPTTTQAPTTTQAPATTQAPTTTQAPTTTQAKTTTQTPTTTQATTTTQAPTTTQAPTTTQAPATTQAPTTTQAPSTTPAPTTTQPPSTTGAPTTIVSTTDPVISQVINASLKITSQTWNSKLSDIDSAEYLTLKDTIYQKLLAVYKNSIYKDRVIDIVNITFREGSVIVDYSVQFTENDSVPLEQLNSIVSSAVSNDAFGPDVIIDPASISHNKIPYIPTSTTEESTALPESTTELPVTRSDFMVPNWGIAVIVCGAVVLVFLLAMICVLCSRRHTKQKYRMPEDPDDIGYIRKSNGSEFAYDNNIPKETMTVDEEIKAPNQVYHLKTSDLQQNAGQELQKNGNTQAQDDNTIQLQITDNNTAASPPARPGEESEPSEGEATVIDTDSVTESMGKAQSEVESLDLDENMFESLKEFPRTNYDEKQDVWQTHL